One region of Streptomyces sp. CG4 genomic DNA includes:
- a CDS encoding amino acid permease — translation MLDQGAPPHDRTATAPASPGLAARLMRRKPVERLVAEGGQGEGGSLRRSLGLWQLTMISIGATLGTGIFVVLGQAVPKAGPAVTLAFVIAGLTALFSALSYAELAGTIPVSGSSYSYAYATMGELIAWICGWCLLLEYGVSVAAVAVGWGEYLNELLDGTIGVTIPTALSAPPGDGGIFNLPALIVVILAMVFLLGGARESARANTIMVCVKIGALILFCAIGFAGFKSGNYAHFMPLGMAGVSGAAGTLFFSYIGFDAASTAGEEAKNAQRDLPRAIMLSLVIVTALYVLVAAVAVGAKPWRTFNGSEAALTEIMKNVTGQSFWGTLLAACAVIAIASVVLTVVYGQTRILFAMSRDGLVPKIFSKVHPRTGAPRANTVIVSLFCGVLAAAIPLGQLADATSIGTLFAFALVNVAVVVLRRTRPHMHRTFRVPLSPVLPVLGFAFCVWMMGSLSAVTWIVFGVWMAVGLVFYFVYGYRRSRLAAAEDLAVTAEK, via the coding sequence GTGCTCGACCAAGGCGCACCCCCGCACGACCGCACAGCGACCGCCCCCGCGTCCCCGGGCCTCGCCGCGCGCCTCATGCGGCGTAAGCCCGTGGAACGCCTGGTCGCGGAGGGCGGCCAGGGCGAGGGAGGCTCGCTGCGGCGCTCCCTCGGGCTGTGGCAGCTGACCATGATCAGCATCGGTGCCACGCTCGGCACCGGCATCTTCGTCGTCCTCGGCCAGGCCGTCCCCAAGGCGGGCCCGGCCGTCACGCTCGCCTTCGTGATCGCCGGTCTCACCGCGCTGTTCTCGGCCCTGTCCTACGCCGAGCTGGCGGGCACCATCCCGGTCTCCGGCTCCTCGTACTCGTACGCATACGCAACGATGGGCGAGCTGATCGCGTGGATCTGCGGCTGGTGTCTGCTGCTGGAGTACGGCGTCTCGGTGGCCGCCGTGGCCGTCGGCTGGGGCGAGTACCTGAATGAGCTGCTCGACGGCACGATAGGCGTGACCATCCCGACGGCCCTGTCGGCTCCACCCGGCGACGGCGGCATCTTCAACCTGCCCGCCCTGATCGTCGTGATCCTCGCGATGGTGTTCCTGCTCGGCGGCGCCCGGGAGTCCGCGCGGGCCAACACCATCATGGTGTGCGTGAAGATCGGCGCGCTGATCCTGTTCTGTGCCATCGGCTTCGCGGGCTTCAAGTCCGGCAACTACGCGCACTTCATGCCGCTCGGCATGGCGGGCGTCAGCGGCGCCGCCGGCACGCTGTTCTTCTCCTACATCGGCTTCGACGCCGCCTCCACCGCCGGTGAGGAGGCGAAGAACGCCCAGCGCGACCTGCCCCGCGCGATCATGCTGTCCCTGGTCATCGTGACCGCCCTGTACGTGCTGGTCGCCGCCGTCGCCGTGGGCGCCAAGCCGTGGCGGACCTTCAACGGCTCCGAGGCCGCGCTCACCGAGATCATGAAGAACGTCACCGGGCAGAGCTTCTGGGGCACCCTGCTGGCCGCCTGTGCCGTCATCGCCATCGCGAGCGTCGTCCTGACCGTGGTCTACGGCCAGACCCGCATCCTGTTCGCCATGTCCCGCGACGGCCTGGTGCCCAAGATCTTCTCCAAGGTCCACCCGAGGACCGGCGCGCCCCGCGCCAACACGGTGATCGTCTCCCTGTTCTGCGGTGTCCTCGCCGCCGCGATCCCGCTGGGTCAGCTGGCGGACGCCACCAGCATCGGCACGCTGTTCGCCTTCGCGCTGGTCAACGTGGCGGTCGTGGTGCTGCGCCGGACGCGCCCGCACATGCACCGCACCTTCCGCGTCCCGCTGTCGCCGGTGCTGCCCGTGCTGGGCTTCGCCTTCTGCGTCTGGATGATGGGCAGCCTGTCGGCCGTCACGTGGATCGTGTTCGGTGTCTGGATGGCTGTCGGGCTCGTGTTCTACTTCGTATACGGCTATCGCCGTTCCCGTCTCGCGGCCGCCGAGGATCTCGCGGTGACGGCAGAGAAGTGA
- a CDS encoding ribonuclease, whose product MLWGLLAAVLGVLLAGCSSGAGPGAGGGASAGARSAGARVSVPAWVHGMGTVREAQLPAEARTTLARIDKGGPFPYAKDGVVFGNFEGRLPKHQRGYYHEYTVRTPGSRDRGARRIVTGQGGEIYYTDDHYNTFRAVLR is encoded by the coding sequence CTGCTCTGGGGGCTGCTGGCTGCCGTCCTCGGCGTCCTCCTCGCGGGATGTTCGTCCGGGGCCGGCCCGGGAGCCGGTGGCGGAGCCAGTGCGGGGGCGAGGTCGGCCGGTGCGCGAGTGTCCGTGCCGGCGTGGGTGCACGGGATGGGCACGGTCAGGGAGGCTCAGCTGCCGGCCGAGGCCCGTACGACGCTCGCCCGCATCGACAAGGGCGGCCCCTTCCCGTACGCCAAGGACGGCGTCGTCTTCGGGAACTTCGAAGGGCGGCTGCCCAAGCACCAGCGCGGCTACTACCACGAATACACGGTCAGGACGCCCGGCTCGCGCGACCGCGGGGCCCGGCGCATCGTCACCGGGCAGGGCGGGGAGATCTACTACACCGATGATCACTACAACACGTTCCGGGCGGTACTGAGATGA
- the rpe gene encoding ribulose-phosphate 3-epimerase, which translates to MAVQINPSILSADFARLAEEAKAVQGADWLHVDVMDNHFVPNLTLGVPIVESLARATDTPLDCHLMIEDPDRWAPQYVEAGASSVTFHVEAAAAPVRLAREIRAKGARASMALKPATPIEPYEDLLPELDMLLIMTVEPGFGGQAFLDIMLPKIRRTRELIGKHGLQLWLQVDGGVSASTIERCADAGADVFVAGSAVYGAEDPAEAVRALRTQAQTATAKASWACDH; encoded by the coding sequence ATGGCCGTGCAGATCAACCCCAGCATCCTGTCCGCCGACTTCGCTCGCCTCGCGGAGGAGGCCAAGGCGGTCCAAGGCGCCGACTGGCTCCACGTCGACGTCATGGACAACCACTTCGTCCCGAACCTCACGCTCGGCGTGCCCATCGTGGAGTCCCTGGCGCGTGCGACGGACACCCCGCTGGACTGCCACCTGATGATCGAGGACCCCGACCGCTGGGCGCCCCAGTACGTCGAGGCGGGCGCCTCCTCCGTCACGTTCCACGTGGAGGCGGCCGCCGCGCCCGTGCGGCTCGCCCGGGAGATCCGCGCCAAGGGTGCCCGTGCCTCCATGGCGCTCAAGCCGGCGACGCCGATCGAGCCGTACGAGGACCTGCTCCCGGAACTCGACATGCTGCTGATCATGACGGTCGAGCCCGGCTTCGGCGGTCAGGCGTTCCTCGACATCATGCTGCCGAAGATCCGCCGCACCCGTGAGCTGATCGGCAAGCACGGCCTGCAGCTGTGGCTCCAGGTGGACGGCGGTGTCTCGGCCTCGACGATCGAGCGGTGCGCGGACGCGGGAGCGGACGTGTTCGTGGCCGGCTCGGCCGTGTACGGGGCCGAGGACCCGGCGGAGGCGGTGCGTGCCCTGCGCACACAGGCGCAGACCGCCACCGCCAAGGCATCCTGGGCATGCGACCACTGA
- a CDS encoding Lrp/AsnC family transcriptional regulator, with amino-acid sequence MLNDLDERIVHALAEDARRSYADIGQMVGLSAPAVKRRVDRLRATGAITGFTVRVDPAALGWETEGYIEIHCRRNTSPETIQRGLERYQEVVAASTVTGDADAIAQVFASDMRHFERVLERIAGEPFVERTKSVLVLSPLLRRFSSGAPG; translated from the coding sequence GTGCTGAACGATCTCGACGAACGCATCGTGCACGCCCTCGCCGAGGACGCCCGCCGCTCCTATGCGGACATCGGGCAGATGGTCGGACTGTCCGCGCCCGCGGTGAAGCGGCGCGTGGACCGGCTGCGCGCCACCGGAGCGATCACCGGATTCACCGTCCGGGTGGATCCGGCGGCGCTCGGCTGGGAGACCGAGGGGTACATCGAGATCCACTGCCGCCGAAACACCTCGCCGGAGACCATTCAGCGGGGGCTGGAGCGCTATCAGGAGGTCGTGGCCGCGTCGACCGTCACCGGCGACGCGGATGCGATCGCGCAGGTCTTCGCGTCCGACATGCGGCACTTCGAGCGAGTGCTGGAGCGGATCGCCGGGGAGCCGTTCGTGGAACGGACCAAGTCGGTGCTGGTGCTTTCGCCGTTGCTGCGCCGCTTCTCTTCGGGGGCGCCGGGGTAG
- a CDS encoding sugar-binding transcriptional regulator, with amino-acid sequence MNSSEEIAVSGMSAGRSAMRMGPAELVQAAAMARRFYLEGKSKIQIAEEFGVSRFKVARVLETALERDLVRIEIRVPAELDAERSDALRARYGLRHAVVVESPAEAEETPDPENLGEVAADLLGELVNEGDVLGLAWGRSTIHMAAALDRLPPCTVVQLTGVYDAGTSERGSVEAVRRAAQVSGGDAHPIYAPMLLPDAATAAALRNQTGIARAFEYFDKVTVACVSIGSWEPGISTVHDMLSDEERAHYASLGVAAEMAAHLFDAEGRRIGRDLGERCITVKADQLRRVPEVVAIAGGQRKASAIDAVLRSGLVTSLVTDTSAADYLMTAGPTPKPALSRADPDGI; translated from the coding sequence GTGAACAGCAGTGAGGAGATCGCCGTGTCGGGTATGTCGGCGGGCCGGTCAGCCATGCGGATGGGACCCGCTGAGCTGGTGCAGGCGGCGGCCATGGCCCGCCGCTTCTACCTCGAGGGCAAGTCCAAGATCCAGATCGCGGAGGAGTTCGGCGTCAGCCGCTTCAAGGTGGCCCGGGTCCTGGAGACGGCTCTCGAACGGGATCTCGTACGTATCGAGATCCGTGTCCCGGCCGAGCTGGACGCCGAGCGCTCCGACGCGCTCCGCGCCCGCTACGGCCTGCGGCACGCCGTGGTGGTCGAGTCCCCGGCCGAGGCCGAGGAGACCCCCGACCCCGAGAACCTCGGCGAGGTCGCCGCCGACCTGCTCGGCGAGCTCGTCAACGAAGGGGACGTGCTGGGTCTGGCCTGGGGCCGGTCCACCATCCACATGGCGGCGGCGCTCGACCGGCTGCCGCCGTGCACGGTCGTGCAGCTGACGGGTGTGTACGACGCCGGGACCTCGGAGCGCGGCTCGGTCGAGGCCGTACGCCGCGCCGCCCAGGTGTCGGGCGGCGACGCCCATCCGATCTATGCGCCGATGCTGTTGCCGGACGCGGCCACCGCGGCCGCCCTGCGCAACCAGACCGGGATCGCCCGGGCCTTCGAGTACTTCGACAAGGTCACGGTCGCCTGTGTTTCCATCGGCTCCTGGGAGCCGGGCATCTCGACGGTGCACGACATGCTCAGCGACGAGGAACGGGCGCACTACGCCTCGCTCGGCGTGGCCGCGGAGATGGCGGCGCACCTCTTCGACGCCGAGGGGCGCCGGATCGGGCGGGACCTGGGGGAGCGGTGCATCACGGTCAAGGCCGACCAACTGCGCCGGGTCCCGGAGGTCGTGGCGATCGCCGGCGGCCAGCGCAAGGCGTCCGCGATCGACGCGGTACTCCGCTCCGGCCTGGTCACCAGCCTGGTCACGGACACCTCGGCCGCGGACTACCTGATGACCGCGGGCCCCACCCCGAAGCCGGCCCTCAGCCGAGCGGACCCGGACGGCATCTGA
- a CDS encoding transcription antitermination factor NusB, with protein MSEQSRRPRRPAKPYRRPQKDPVRILAFEALRAVDERDAYANLVLPPLLRKAREKEGPEKFDARDAALATELVYGTLRRQGTYDAVIAACVDRPLREVDPPVLDVLSLGVHQLLGTRIPTHAAVSASVELARVVLGDGRAKFVNAVLRKVAQDDLDGWLEKVAPPYDEDAEDHLAVVHSHPRWVVSALWDSLGGGRAGIEDLLEADNERPEVTLVARPGRATTEELLREEAAVAGRWSPYAVRLAEGGEPGAVQAVREGRAGVQDEGSQLVALALANAPIEGSDTTWLDGCAGPGGKAALLAALAAERGATLLASEKQPHRAGLVAKALAGNPGPYQVIAADGTRPPWRPGTFDRVLMDVPCTGLGALRRRPEARWRRRPEDLDSFAPLQRALLRTALDSVRVGGIVGYATCSPHLAETRAVVADVLKQRPEAELIDARPLLPGVPALGNGPDVQLWPHLHGTDAMYLALIRRTG; from the coding sequence GTGAGCGAGCAGTCCCGGCGGCCGCGCAGGCCCGCCAAGCCCTACCGCCGTCCGCAGAAGGACCCCGTCCGCATCCTGGCCTTCGAGGCGCTGCGCGCGGTCGACGAGCGGGACGCGTACGCCAACCTCGTGCTGCCGCCGCTGCTGCGCAAGGCGCGCGAGAAGGAGGGACCGGAGAAGTTCGACGCACGGGACGCGGCCCTCGCCACCGAGCTGGTGTACGGCACGCTCCGCCGGCAGGGGACGTACGACGCGGTGATCGCCGCCTGTGTCGACCGGCCGCTGCGCGAGGTCGACCCGCCGGTGCTCGATGTGCTCAGCCTCGGTGTGCACCAGCTGCTCGGGACGCGGATCCCGACGCACGCCGCCGTGTCCGCCTCCGTCGAGCTGGCGCGAGTAGTGCTCGGTGACGGGCGCGCCAAGTTCGTCAACGCGGTGCTGCGCAAGGTCGCGCAGGACGATCTCGACGGCTGGCTGGAGAAGGTCGCGCCGCCGTACGACGAGGATGCCGAGGACCACCTCGCCGTCGTCCACTCGCATCCCCGCTGGGTCGTCTCCGCGCTCTGGGACTCCCTGGGCGGCGGGCGCGCCGGTATCGAGGACCTGCTGGAGGCCGACAACGAACGGCCCGAGGTGACCCTGGTCGCGCGGCCGGGGCGGGCCACCACCGAGGAGCTGCTGCGCGAGGAGGCAGCCGTGGCGGGGCGCTGGTCGCCGTACGCCGTGCGGCTCGCCGAGGGCGGTGAGCCGGGCGCGGTGCAGGCCGTCCGCGAGGGCCGGGCCGGAGTGCAGGACGAGGGCAGCCAGCTGGTCGCCCTGGCGCTCGCCAACGCGCCCATCGAGGGGTCCGACACGACATGGCTCGACGGGTGTGCCGGGCCCGGTGGCAAGGCCGCGCTGCTGGCCGCCCTCGCCGCCGAGCGGGGAGCCACGCTGCTCGCCTCCGAGAAGCAGCCGCACCGGGCGGGGCTGGTCGCCAAGGCACTGGCCGGCAATCCGGGGCCGTACCAGGTCATCGCCGCCGACGGGACCCGGCCGCCGTGGCGGCCCGGCACCTTCGACCGGGTGCTGATGGACGTGCCGTGCACCGGGCTCGGCGCGCTGCGCCGGCGCCCCGAGGCCCGCTGGCGGCGCCGCCCGGAGGATCTGGACAGCTTCGCGCCGCTGCAGCGGGCGCTGCTGCGCACCGCGCTCGACTCGGTGCGCGTCGGCGGGATCGTCGGCTACGCGACCTGCTCGCCGCACCTCGCCGAGACCCGCGCGGTCGTCGCCGACGTCCTCAAGCAGCGCCCGGAGGCGGAGCTGATCGACGCGCGTCCGCTGCTGCCGGGCGTCCCGGCGCTCGGCAACGGGCCGGACGTACAGCTGTGGCCGCATCTGCACGGCACGGACGCGATGTACCTGGCCTTGATCCGCAGAACCGGCTGA
- a CDS encoding primosomal protein N' gives MSSENGVSRAEGDGGAEGAPPEQLALIRESVRQAKTPRAKPRTWRGAALAKELPVARVLVDKGVLHLDRYFDYAVPEELDAQAQPGVRVRVRFGAGRHRVREGRREGGGLIDGFLIERRAESDYTGPLAALAQVVSPEPVLSAELLGLTRAVADRYAGSLADVLQLAVPPRSVRAEQRPSPAPLPPPKPPEQASWGRYEHGGAFLDALASGGSPRAVWTALPGPLWSEELARAVAATLASGRGALVVVPDGRTAARVDAALTALLGAGRHALLTADAGPERRYAQWLAVRRGSVRAVVGTRAAMFAPVQDLGLVAIWDDGDDSHSEQHAPQPHARDVLLLRAALDKCAFLLGGFSCTVEAAQLVESGWARPLAADREQVRRAAPLVRTVGDEDLARDEAARAARLPTLAWQTAREGLRHGPVLVQVPRRGYAPRMACDRCRAPARCRHCSGPLQGQDAGVLRCGWCGREENAWHCPECGGFRLRAQIVGARRTAEELGRAFPAVPVRTSGREHVLDTVPGTPALVVSTPGAEPVAEGGYAAALLLDGWAMLVRPDLRAGEDALRRWIAAGALVRPQSEGGTVVVVAEPTLRPVQALVRWDPVGHAVRELAERAELGFPPVSRMAAVSGTPAAVAEFLASAELPPDAEVLGPVPIPSAPPGRPRRPGAPPPGEHWDRALVRVRPGSGAALAAALKTAQAARMARGSGEAVRVRIDPADIG, from the coding sequence GTGAGCAGCGAGAACGGGGTGTCCCGGGCAGAGGGGGACGGCGGGGCCGAAGGGGCGCCGCCGGAGCAGCTCGCGCTCATCCGGGAGAGCGTGCGCCAGGCGAAGACGCCCCGAGCCAAGCCGCGGACCTGGCGGGGCGCCGCGCTCGCCAAGGAACTGCCCGTCGCGCGGGTGCTGGTCGACAAGGGCGTGCTGCACCTCGACCGGTACTTCGACTACGCGGTGCCCGAGGAACTGGACGCGCAGGCGCAGCCCGGCGTGCGGGTGCGGGTGCGGTTCGGAGCCGGGCGGCACCGGGTGCGCGAAGGGCGCCGGGAGGGCGGCGGGCTCATCGACGGCTTCCTGATCGAGCGGCGGGCCGAGTCCGACTACACCGGTCCGCTGGCCGCCCTGGCCCAGGTCGTCTCGCCGGAGCCGGTGCTGAGCGCGGAACTGCTCGGGCTCACCCGGGCCGTGGCCGACCGGTACGCCGGAAGCCTCGCCGACGTGCTCCAGCTGGCCGTGCCGCCGCGCAGCGTGCGAGCCGAGCAACGGCCCTCGCCCGCTCCGCTCCCGCCGCCGAAGCCACCGGAACAGGCCTCCTGGGGGCGGTACGAGCACGGCGGCGCGTTCCTCGACGCGCTGGCCTCCGGCGGATCGCCCAGGGCGGTCTGGACCGCGCTGCCGGGCCCGCTGTGGAGCGAGGAACTGGCCCGCGCCGTCGCCGCCACGCTCGCCTCGGGACGCGGCGCCCTCGTCGTCGTACCGGACGGGCGGACCGCCGCGCGGGTCGACGCCGCGCTCACCGCGCTGCTCGGTGCGGGGCGGCATGCGCTGCTCACCGCCGACGCGGGGCCCGAGAGGCGGTATGCGCAGTGGCTGGCGGTGCGCCGGGGTTCCGTACGGGCCGTGGTCGGGACGCGGGCCGCCATGTTCGCACCCGTGCAGGACCTGGGGCTCGTCGCCATCTGGGACGACGGCGACGACAGCCACAGCGAGCAGCACGCCCCCCAGCCGCACGCACGCGATGTGCTGCTGCTGCGGGCCGCGCTGGACAAGTGCGCCTTCCTGCTGGGCGGGTTCTCCTGCACCGTGGAGGCCGCCCAGCTCGTGGAGAGCGGCTGGGCCCGGCCGCTGGCCGCCGACCGGGAGCAGGTGCGCCGGGCCGCGCCGCTGGTCCGGACGGTCGGGGACGAGGATCTCGCGCGCGACGAGGCGGCCCGCGCCGCCCGGCTGCCGACCCTCGCCTGGCAGACGGCCCGCGAGGGGCTGCGGCACGGACCGGTGCTGGTGCAGGTGCCCCGACGCGGTTACGCCCCCCGCATGGCCTGCGACCGGTGCCGGGCGCCCGCCCGCTGCCGGCACTGCTCCGGGCCGCTCCAGGGACAGGACGCCGGGGTGCTGCGGTGCGGCTGGTGCGGGCGCGAGGAGAACGCGTGGCACTGCCCGGAGTGCGGCGGCTTCCGGCTGCGCGCCCAGATAGTGGGGGCGCGGCGGACGGCCGAGGAGCTGGGGCGCGCCTTTCCCGCGGTCCCGGTGCGCACCTCGGGGCGCGAGCATGTGCTGGACACGGTGCCGGGCACACCCGCGCTCGTTGTGAGCACACCGGGCGCCGAACCGGTCGCCGAGGGCGGCTACGCGGCCGCCCTGCTGCTGGACGGCTGGGCCATGCTCGTACGACCCGACCTGCGGGCCGGCGAGGACGCGCTGCGCCGGTGGATCGCGGCGGGCGCGCTGGTACGGCCGCAGAGCGAGGGCGGCACGGTGGTCGTGGTGGCCGAGCCGACCCTGCGGCCGGTGCAGGCGCTGGTGCGGTGGGACCCCGTCGGGCACGCGGTACGGGAACTGGCCGAGCGGGCCGAGCTGGGCTTCCCCCCGGTGTCGCGGATGGCGGCCGTGTCCGGGACACCGGCGGCCGTCGCCGAGTTCCTGGCCTCGGCCGAACTGCCGCCGGACGCGGAGGTGCTGGGGCCGGTGCCGATACCGTCAGCCCCGCCCGGGCGGCCTCGCAGGCCCGGGGCGCCACCGCCGGGCGAGCACTGGGACCGGGCACTGGTGCGGGTACGGCCGGGCAGCGGGGCCGCGCTGGCCGCCGCGCTGAAGACCGCCCAGGCCGCTCGGATGGCACGGGGGAGCGGGGAGGCGGTGCGGGTGCGGATCGATCCGGCGGACATCGGGTGA
- the fmt gene encoding methionyl-tRNA formyltransferase gives MKLVFAGTPEVAVPALDALIASGRHEVAAVVTRPDAPAGRGRRLVASPVAERAEEAGIEVLKPLKPRDPEFLERLKEIGPDCCPVVAYGALLPRVALDVPAHGWVNLHFSLLPAWRGAAPVQHSIMAGDEITGASTFLIEEGLDSGPVYGTVTEAIRATDTSGDLLTRLAFAGAGLLAATMDGIEDGTLKAVPQPAEGVTLAPKITVEDAQVDWAAPALRVDRVVRGCTPAPGAWTTFRGERLKLIQVTPVPERTDLAPGRMAVGKNSVHVGTGSYAVELLWVQAQGKKPMRAADWARGVRIAEGEKLGG, from the coding sequence ATGAAGCTTGTCTTCGCCGGTACCCCCGAGGTCGCCGTTCCCGCTCTGGACGCTCTGATCGCCTCCGGGCGGCATGAGGTGGCCGCTGTTGTCACGCGGCCCGACGCACCGGCCGGGCGCGGGCGCAGGCTGGTCGCATCGCCCGTGGCCGAGCGGGCGGAGGAGGCCGGGATCGAGGTGCTCAAGCCCCTCAAGCCGCGGGACCCCGAGTTCCTGGAGCGGCTGAAGGAGATCGGCCCGGACTGCTGCCCGGTCGTCGCGTACGGCGCGCTGCTGCCCCGGGTCGCCCTCGACGTCCCCGCTCACGGCTGGGTCAATCTGCACTTCTCGCTGCTCCCCGCCTGGCGCGGCGCGGCTCCGGTGCAGCACTCCATCATGGCGGGCGACGAGATCACCGGCGCCTCCACCTTCCTCATCGAGGAGGGGCTGGACTCCGGGCCCGTCTACGGCACCGTGACCGAGGCGATCCGGGCCACCGACACCAGCGGTGACCTGCTGACCCGGCTCGCCTTCGCCGGCGCGGGGCTGCTCGCCGCGACCATGGACGGCATCGAGGACGGCACCCTGAAGGCCGTACCGCAGCCGGCCGAGGGCGTCACCCTCGCGCCGAAGATCACCGTCGAGGACGCGCAGGTCGACTGGGCCGCGCCCGCGCTGCGGGTCGACCGGGTCGTGCGCGGCTGCACCCCGGCCCCCGGCGCCTGGACCACCTTCCGCGGCGAGCGGCTCAAGCTCATCCAGGTCACGCCCGTGCCCGAGCGCACCGATCTCGCGCCGGGGCGGATGGCGGTCGGCAAGAACAGCGTGCACGTGGGCACCGGTTCGTACGCCGTCGAGCTGCTCTGGGTACAGGCGCAGGGCAAGAAGCCGATGCGGGCGGCCGATTGGGCCCGTGGCGTGCGGATCGCCGAGGGCGAGAAGCTCGGCGGCTGA
- a CDS encoding barstar family protein, translating to MSEDPTGTSEPAGRLVVDLDLDGVTDKAGLMDRTARALALPDWFGRNWDALADSLSDHTVWPEGAVEQGLLIVVRGWQPYAEANPGEWRTAQEVFGEAVDRTPALAVVLALGGSPLGGSS from the coding sequence ATGAGCGAAGACCCGACGGGCACGTCGGAGCCGGCAGGGCGGCTCGTCGTCGACCTCGACCTCGACGGTGTCACCGACAAGGCCGGGCTGATGGACCGCACCGCGCGGGCGCTGGCGCTGCCCGACTGGTTCGGGCGCAACTGGGACGCGCTGGCCGACTCCCTCTCCGACCACACCGTATGGCCCGAGGGGGCCGTCGAGCAGGGGCTGCTGATCGTGGTGCGCGGCTGGCAGCCGTACGCCGAGGCGAACCCGGGGGAGTGGCGGACGGCCCAGGAGGTGTTCGGCGAGGCGGTGGACCGTACGCCCGCGCTGGCCGTCGTGCTGGCCCTGGGCGGATCGCCACTTGGAGGATCCTCCTAG
- a CDS encoding GuaB1 family IMP dehydrogenase-related protein, producing the protein MRFLNDIQPAYDLTYDDVFMVPSRSAVGSRQGVDLSSPDGTGTTIPLVVANMTAIAGRRMAETVARRGGLVVIPQDIPIDVVTDVVSWVKSRHLVLDTPIVLAPHQTVADALALLPKRAHNAGVVVDEEQRPVGVVTDADLTGVDRFTQLEVVMSKDLLLLDADIDPREAFNTLDHHNRRYAPAVDKDGKLAGILTRKGALRATLYTPAVDAQGKLRIAAAVGINGDVAGKAKQLLDAGVDTLVIDTAHGHQESMISAIRLVRALDPQVPIVAGNIVSAEGVKDLIDAGADIIKVGVGPGAMCTTRMMTGVGRPQFSAVLECAAEAKKYGKHVWADGGVRHPRDVAMALAAGASNVMVGSWFAGTYESPGDLQHDANGRAYKESFGMASARAVANRTSEESAYDRARKALFEEGISTSRMFLDPTRPGVEDLIDSVIAGVRSSCTYAGAGSLEEFAEKAIVGIQSAAGYAEGKPLHASWS; encoded by the coding sequence GTGCGTTTCCTCAATGACATCCAGCCCGCGTACGACCTGACGTACGACGACGTCTTCATGGTGCCGAGCCGCTCCGCGGTCGGTTCGCGTCAGGGCGTGGACCTCAGCTCGCCGGACGGCACGGGCACCACCATCCCGCTCGTCGTCGCCAACATGACCGCGATCGCCGGTCGCCGCATGGCCGAGACCGTGGCCCGGCGCGGTGGTCTCGTGGTGATCCCGCAGGACATTCCGATCGACGTCGTCACCGACGTCGTCTCCTGGGTGAAGAGCCGCCACCTGGTGCTCGACACGCCGATCGTGCTCGCCCCGCACCAGACCGTCGCCGACGCGCTCGCACTGCTGCCCAAGCGGGCCCACAACGCCGGTGTGGTCGTGGACGAGGAGCAGCGGCCCGTCGGCGTCGTCACCGACGCGGACCTCACCGGCGTCGACCGCTTCACGCAGCTCGAAGTGGTCATGTCCAAGGACCTCCTGCTGCTCGACGCGGACATCGACCCGCGCGAGGCCTTCAACACCCTGGACCACCACAACCGGCGCTATGCCCCGGCCGTCGACAAGGACGGCAAGCTGGCCGGCATCCTCACCCGCAAGGGCGCCCTGCGCGCCACGCTGTACACCCCGGCCGTCGACGCGCAGGGCAAGCTGCGCATCGCCGCCGCCGTCGGCATCAACGGCGACGTGGCGGGCAAGGCCAAGCAGCTGCTCGACGCGGGCGTGGACACGCTCGTCATCGACACCGCGCACGGCCACCAGGAGTCGATGATCAGCGCCATCAGGCTGGTGCGCGCCCTCGACCCGCAGGTGCCCATCGTCGCGGGCAACATCGTCTCCGCCGAGGGCGTCAAGGACCTCATCGACGCCGGTGCGGACATCATCAAGGTCGGTGTCGGCCCCGGCGCCATGTGCACCACCCGCATGATGACCGGCGTGGGCCGGCCGCAGTTCTCGGCCGTCCTGGAGTGCGCCGCCGAGGCGAAGAAGTACGGCAAGCACGTGTGGGCCGACGGTGGCGTCCGGCACCCGCGCGACGTGGCCATGGCCCTCGCGGCCGGCGCGTCCAACGTGATGGTCGGCTCCTGGTTCGCGGGCACCTACGAGTCGCCGGGCGACCTCCAGCACGACGCCAACGGGCGTGCCTACAAGGAGTCCTTCGGCATGGCGTCCGCGCGCGCGGTGGCCAACCGCACGTCCGAGGAGTCCGCGTACGACCGTGCCCGCAAGGCGCTGTTCGAGGAGGGCATCTCCACCTCCCGCATGTTCCTCGACCCGACCCGCCCGGGCGTCGAGGACCTGATCGACTCGGTCATCGCGGGCGTCCGCTCCTCCTGCACCTACGCGGGTGCCGGTTCCCTGGAGGAGTTCGCCGAGAAGGCCATCGTCGGCATCCAGAGCGCCGCCGGCTACGCCGAGGGCAAGCCGCTGCACGCCAGCTGGAGCTGA